A stretch of Ipomoea triloba cultivar NCNSP0323 chromosome 11, ASM357664v1 DNA encodes these proteins:
- the LOC115996098 gene encoding stemmadenine O-acetyltransferase-like encodes MALKVEVYQKEKVRPSSPTPQTLRYHKLSLLDVLAGPFYGPHVLFYPSGAGPRRHDYDELKESLSKALSILYPLAGRLKDGSIIECNDEGADFVRANVTNYNLGEFLWHPKMEDLRQLLPLDPYPDAIDPAMPMLAVQVTRFRCGGTAVAFCTWHGVTDGGGMTGLYNILAGINRGEGPTDSAGGLVVDVAAMFSPAISSISQIMLTAYAGTKKELRKYTTKRIVFSKQDIERIRNQYSQSEHHRRPSRVEALSAFLWAAVIRATLPVNPILKAHWLSHIVNFRKKLNPPLPSQCLGNILHGTYAEWEVGGGEPVTGRSLVGRVVEAMNKFTSDYLMREMQAEGGFLKSVRARRSKISDYNKGEIKVLSISSLCKIPFGEVDFGWGKPIWIGIPQTFVDLALFVDTENGGVELWIGLEHEVMCNLDKDTEFQSYVSFAHVLYESSCCLRSAL; translated from the coding sequence ATGGCCCTGAAAGTTGAAGTTTATCAAAAGGAGAAAGTGAGGCCATCTTCACCAACTCCCCAAACCTTGAGATACCACAAGCTTTCTCTCCTTGACGTACTCGCCGGACCTTTTTATGGGCCCCATGTTTTGTTCTACCCCTCCGGCGCCGGCCCTCGTCGCCACGATTATGATGAGCTCAAGGAATCGCTCTCTAAGGCATTGTCTATCTTGTACCCGCTGGCCGGAAGGCTTAAAGATGGATCAATAATCGAATGCAACGATGAGGGTGCGGATTTCGTCCGAGCTAATGTTACGAATTATAATTTGGGTGAGTTTCTTTGGCACCCGAAGATGGAAGATCTACGGCAGCTGCTTCCACTTGACCCCTACCCAGACGCTATTGATCCGGCCATGCCAATGTTAGCTGTTCAGGTGACCAGGTTCCGGTGCGGCGGAACTGCGGTGGCGTTCTGCACTTGGCACGGGGTGACGGACGGTGGTGGGATGACCGGATTGTATAACATCTTGGCGGGAATCAACCGGGGGGAAGGACCCACTGATTCCGCCGGCGGTCTCGTCGTGGACGTCGCCGCAATGTTCTCTCCGGCGATTTCCAGTATCTCCCAGATAATGCTCACTGCCTATGCGGGAACGAAAAAGGAGTTGCGGAAATACACCACGAAAAGAATTGTTTTTAGCAAGCAGGATATCGAGCGGATCAGGAACCAGTACAGCCAATCGGAGCATCACCGCCGTCCATCTCGAGTGGAGGCGCTGTCAGCGTTCTTGTGGGCGGCGGTGATAAGAGCAACTCTACCGGTGAACCCAATCCTCAAGGCCCACTGGCTCTCACATATTGTGAACTTTCGAAAGAAGTTGAACCCGCCCTTACCTTCGCAATGCCTAGGCAACATCCTCCACGGGACTTACGCCGAGTGGGAAGTAGGCGGCGGCGAACCGGTTACTGGCCGGTCGCTTGTAGGAAGAGTGGTGGAAGCCATGAACAAGTTTACAAGCGACTACCTGATGAGGGAAATGCAAGCTGAGGGTGGGTTTCTCAAATCGGTAAGAGCACGACGATCAAAGATAAGTGATTATAATAAAGGTGAGATTAAAGTTTTAAGTATAAGTAGTTTGTGTAAAATTCCCTTTGGTGAAGTTGATTTTGGGTGGGGCAAGCCAATATGGATTGGCATTCCTCAAACATTCGTGGACCTTGCACTTTTCGTGGATACTGAAAATGGGGGAGTAGAACTGTGGATTGGATTGGAACATGAAGTTATGTGCAATTTAGACAAGGACACGGAATTTCAATCATATGTGTCGTTTGCCCATGTCCTTTATGAATCGTCTTGTTGTCTAAGAAGTGCACTTTAA